In Cucurbita pepo subsp. pepo cultivar mu-cu-16 chromosome LG04, ASM280686v2, whole genome shotgun sequence, the following are encoded in one genomic region:
- the LOC111792810 gene encoding putative UDP-glucose glucosyltransferase: MMNSEEAPCHVFLVCYPSQGHINPTLRLAKKLAAEGLLVTISTAVHFGKTLQKAGSIGAGDCPTPVGNGFIRFEFFEDRLQEINPKDMNLTRYNNQLELSGRPSLTGLIKNQTAENRPVSCLIVNPFFPWTCEVAKELGIPCAVLWVQSCSVFSIYYHCFHKSVPFPSELEPKIDVHLPILPLLKNDEIPSFLHPNNIYGVLGKVLLSQFSKLSIPFCILMDSFDELEKDIISYMSNIIPLKPIGPLFLNPQNVETEVSADCLKAEDCMEWLNSKPPQSVVYVSFGSIVYLKQEQIDELAYGLCNSGLSFLWVMKPPNEALGLKGHILPEGVMEKAGERGKVVQWSSQERVLSHESVGCFMTHCGWNSSVEAIGCGVPVVAFPQWGDQVTNAKFLVEDYGVGVRLSRGAEANELISRDEIVRCISEVMTRDSSGGEFRRNALKLKQAAAAAVVDGGSSHKNIQQFVNETKKRCVRGNF; this comes from the coding sequence ATGATGAATTCTGAAGAAGCTCCTTGCCATGTCTTCCTTGTATGCTATCCCAGCCAAGGACACATCAACCCCACTCTCAGACTTGCCAAGAAACTCGCCGCCGAGGGCCTTCTCGTCACCATTTCCACGGCGGTGCATTTCGGCAAAACACTGCAGAAAGCTGGAAGTATCGGCGCCGGCGACTGTCCCACTCCGGTCGGCAATGGCTTCATCAGATTTGAATTCTTCGAAGATCGCCTCCAAGAGATCAATCCCAAGGATATGAACTTGACCCGCTATAACAACCAGCTCGAGCTCTCCGGCCGGCCGTCGCTCACCGGCCTGATCAAGAACCAAACAGCCGAAAACCGCCCTGTTTCTTGCCTGATTGTGAACCCCTTTTTTCCATGGACATGCGAAGTTGCTAAGGAGCTTGGAATCCCCTGTGCCGTTCTTTGGGTTCAATCATGCTCTGTGTTCTCAATTTACTATCACTGTTTCCACAAATCCGTCCCGTTCCCTTCTGAATTGGAACCCAAAATCGACGTTCATCTCCCAATTTTGCCACTTTTGAAGAACGATGAAATCCCAAGCTTCTTGCATCCAAATAACATCTATGGCGTTTTGGGGAAAGTTCTGTTATCCCAATTCAGTAAATTATCAATACCCTTTTGTATTTTGATGGATAGTTTCGATGAACTCGAGAAAGATATCATCAGTTACATGTCTAATATCATTCCTTTGAAACCCATTGGCCCATTGTTCTTAAACCCACAAAATGTGGAAACAGAGGTCTCTGCCGACTGCTTAAAAGCAGAGGATTGTATGGAATGGCTAAACTCGAAGCCCCCACAATCCGTTGTGTACGTTTCATTTGGAAGCATCGTTTATTTGAAACAAGAGCAAATAGACGAGCTCGCTTATGGACTGTGCAATTCAGGGCTCTCATTCTTATGGGTTATGAAGCCGCCCAATGAAGCTCTCGGGTTAAAGGGCCATATTTTGCCGGAAGGGGTAATGGAGAAAGCAGGGGAGAGGGGAAAAGTGGTGCAATGGAGTTCGCAAGAGAGGGTTTTGTCGCATGAATCTGTTGGGTGTTTTATGACGCATTGTGGGTGGAATTCGTCGGTGGAAGCCATCGGCTGCGGCGTGCCGGTGGTGGCGTTTCCGCAGTGGGGGGATCAGGTGACCAATGCTAAGTTTTTGGTGGAGGATTATGGAGTTGGGGTGAGGCTGTCGCGTGGAGCAGAGGCAAATGAGTTGATTTCAAGGGATGAGATTGTGAGATGCATATCGGAGGTGATGACCCGCGATAGCAGCGGAGGAGAATTCAGGCGGAATGCTTTGAAATTGAAGCAGGCAGCGGCGGCGGCCGTGGTGGACGGCGGATCCTCCCACAAGAACATCCAACAGTTTGTTAATGAGACTAAGAAGAGATGTGTGAGAGGCAACTTTTAG
- the LOC111792811 gene encoding putative UDP-glucose glucosyltransferase — protein MTDSQEAPCHVFLVCYPGQGHINPTLRLAKKLAAEGLLVTISTAVHFGKTLQKAGSIGAGDCPTPVGNGFIRFEFFEDGLQELNPKDVNLERVVYQIELFGRPSLAGLIKNQTAENRSVSCLIVNPFLPWTCEVAKELEIPCAILWVQSCAVFSIYYHCYHKSVPFPSELEPKIDVHLPILPLLKNDEIPSFLHPNNIYGVLGNVLLSQFSKLSTPFCILMDTFDELEKDIINYMSNIIPLKPIGPLFLNSQNVETEVSVDCLKAEDCMEWLNSKPTQSVVYVSFGSIVHLKQEQINELAYGLCNSGFSFLWVMKPPDDVYGLKGHVLPEGVMEKAGERGKVVQWSSQERVLSHESVGCFMTHCGWNSSVEAIGCGVPVVAFPQWGDQVTNAKFLVEDYGVGVRLSRGAEANELISRDEIVRCISEVMTRDSSGGEFRRNALKLKQAAAAAVVDGGSSHHNIQEFVDEIKKRRMNMCSECS, from the coding sequence ATGACTGATTCTCAAGAAGCTCCTTGCCATGTCTTCCTTGTATGCTATCCCGGCCAAGGACACATCAACCCCACTCTCAGACTTGCCAAGAAACTCGCCGCCGAGGGCCTTCTCGTCACCATTTCCACGGCGGTGCATTTCGGCAAAACACTGCAGAAAGCTGGAAGTATCGGCGCCGGCGACTGTCCCACTCCGGTCGGCAATGGGTTCATCAGATTTGAATTCTTCGAAGATGGCCTCCAGGAGCTCAATCCCAAGGATGTAAACTTGGAACGTGTCGTCTACCAGATCGAGCTTTTCGGCCGGCCGTCGCTCGCCGGCCTGATCAAGAACCAAACAGCGGAAAACCGCTCTGTTTCTTGCCTGATTGTGAACCCCTTTTTGCCATGGACTTGTGAAGTTGCAAAGGAGCTCGAAATCCCCTGTGCCATTCTTTGGGTTCAGTCATGCGCTGTGTTCTCAATTTACTATCACTGTTACCACAAATCCGTCCCGTTCCCTTCTGAATTGGAACCCAAAATCGACGTTCATCTCCCAATTTTGCCACTTTTGAAGAACGACGAAATCCCAAGCTTCTTGCATCCAAATAACATTTATGGCGTTTTGGGGAATGTTCTGTTATCCCAATTCAGTAAATTATCGACACCCTTTTGTATTTTGATGGATACTTTCGATGAACTCGAGAAAGATATCATCAATTACATGTCTAATATCATTCCTTTGAAACCCATTGGGCCATTGTTCTTAAACTCTCAAAATGTGGAAACAGAGGTCTCTGTCGACTGCTTAAAAGCAGAGGATTGTATGGAATGGCTAAACTCGAAGCCCACACAATCCGTTGTGTACGTTTCATTTGGGAGCATCGTTCACTTGAAACAAGAGCAAATAAACGAGCTCGCTTACGGGCTGTGCAATTCAGGGTTCTCATTCTTATGGGTTATGAAACCGCCCGATGATGTTTACGGGTTAAAGGGCCATGTTTTGCCAGAAGGGGTAATGGAGAAAGCAGGGGAGAGGGGAAAAGTGGTGCAATGGAGTTCGCAAGAGAGGGTTTTGTCGCATGAATCTGTTGGGTGCTTTATGACGCATTGTGGGTGGAATTCGTCGGTGGAAGCCATCGGCTGCGGCGTGCCGGTGGTGGCGTTTCCGCAGTGGGGGGATCAGGTGACCAATGCTAAGTTTTTGGTGGAGGATTATGGAGTTGGGGTGAGGCTGTCGCGTGGAGCAGAGGCAAATGAGTTGATTTCAAGGGATGAGATTGTGAGATGCATATCGGAGGTGATGACCCGCGATAGCAGCGGAGGAGAATTCAGGCGGAATGCTTTGAAATTGAAGCAGGCAGCGGCGGCGGCCGTGGTGGACGGCGGATCCTCCCACCATAACATCCAAGAGTTTGTTGATGAGATAAAGAAGAGAAGGATGAATATGTGTAGTGAGTGCAGTTAG
- the LOC111792351 gene encoding uncharacterized protein LOC111792351 isoform X2, translating to MAWRSGSLSRTLMSTVRSSSSRLTPSAPQLRPPPVTAPRRLPARHFSAPSRSLGELGCVQSFLPIYSVTAASCLTSHLTINVRAFCELSHGT from the exons ATGGCTTGGCGCTCAGGATCTCTTTCTCGGACGCTAATGTCCACTGTgcgctcttcttcttcccggTTAACTCCATCGGCTCCTCAACTCCGGCCGCCGCCGGTCACTGCTCCTCGGCGTCTCCCGGCCCGCCATTTCTCTGCTCCTTCCAG GAGCTTGGGAGAATTGGGATGCGTTCAATCCTTTTTGCCCATTTACAGCGTGACAGCAGCATCCTGTTTGACATCCCACCTCACTATTAATGTCAGGGCTTTTTGCGAGCTGTCTCATG GTACTTAA
- the LOC111792351 gene encoding uncharacterized protein LOC111792351 isoform X1: protein MAWRSGSLSRTLMSTVRSSSSRLTPSAPQLRPPPVTAPRRLPARHFSAPSRSLGELGCVQSFLPIYSVTAASCLTSHLTINVRAFCELSHGTFCRTCQDR, encoded by the exons ATGGCTTGGCGCTCAGGATCTCTTTCTCGGACGCTAATGTCCACTGTgcgctcttcttcttcccggTTAACTCCATCGGCTCCTCAACTCCGGCCGCCGCCGGTCACTGCTCCTCGGCGTCTCCCGGCCCGCCATTTCTCTGCTCCTTCCAG GAGCTTGGGAGAATTGGGATGCGTTCAATCCTTTTTGCCCATTTACAGCGTGACAGCAGCATCCTGTTTGACATCCCACCTCACTATTAATGTCAGGGCTTTTTGCGAGCTGTCTCATGGTACCTTCTGCCGTACTTGTCAAGATCGCTAG